The following proteins are encoded in a genomic region of Desulfosporosinus youngiae DSM 17734:
- a CDS encoding rubredoxin, giving the protein MKKIKCTICGYTYDEAAGLPEKGIAPGTKWEDIPHDFTCPWCGAPKTVFEEAKKNNEVKENSSVETQETVEDEDFENLRELTAGEISVLCSNLAKGCEKQRLTEEMDLFYQLADYYKGKVVSQGGKRFRDVAELLKTDLAESYSKANSSASAKADRGALRALVWSEKVSRMVNSLLDRYEKEGEAVFEATKFYVCDICGFIYAGNDLPEVCPVCKVPNFKISQIGRR; this is encoded by the coding sequence ATGAAAAAAATTAAATGTACAATTTGTGGCTATACATATGATGAAGCTGCAGGACTGCCGGAAAAAGGCATTGCTCCGGGAACCAAATGGGAGGATATTCCCCATGATTTTACCTGTCCCTGGTGCGGCGCGCCAAAAACAGTGTTTGAGGAAGCGAAAAAAAACAATGAAGTGAAAGAAAACAGTAGTGTAGAGACTCAGGAAACTGTGGAAGATGAGGACTTTGAGAACCTACGGGAGCTTACAGCCGGTGAAATCAGTGTACTGTGTTCTAATCTTGCCAAAGGATGCGAGAAACAGCGCCTGACAGAAGAAATGGATTTGTTTTATCAACTCGCCGATTATTACAAGGGCAAGGTTGTTTCGCAAGGCGGAAAAAGGTTTCGGGATGTGGCTGAGCTTTTAAAAACTGATTTAGCAGAAAGTTATTCTAAAGCAAACTCGTCAGCATCGGCGAAAGCAGACAGGGGGGCATTAAGAGCGCTGGTATGGAGCGAAAAAGTGAGCAGAATGGTAAACTCCCTCCTGGACAGATATGAAAAAGAAGGCGAAGCAGTATTTGAAGCCACAAAATTCTATGTATGTGATATTTGTGGTTTTATATATGCAGGCAATGATTTGCCCGAAGTCTGCCCTGTTTGTAAAGTACCGAATTTCAAAATTTCACAAATAGGGAGGAGATGA
- a CDS encoding deoxyguanosinetriphosphate triphosphohydrolase yields the protein MSGIQNIRQRTEREERERLSLYAAKSKDAKRERTEEECPIRTRFQRDRDRILHSKPFRRLKHKTQVYISPAGDHYRTRMTHSLEVSQICRTIARGLGLNEDLIEAIALGHDVGHTPFGHVGEEALRLIINHFEHNEQSIRILKVLANDGQGLNLTEPVLDGILHHTGEGIPKTLEGQIVKTGDRIAYLCHDYDDALRAGLLTQNDLPGTVKQMLGVKPSEMITTMVVDMIEASWGQDHIKQSKEIYNAMQEFRQFMFTRVYNSSALREERRKGQYIVQALFDYYSRDISKLPQNFLVWAGGDKTQAVVDYISGLTDNYAIDLFQSVFVPRK from the coding sequence ATGAGCGGAATCCAGAACATCCGTCAAAGGACTGAAAGAGAAGAGAGAGAGCGTCTTTCGCTCTACGCGGCGAAAAGCAAGGATGCCAAACGTGAACGGACAGAAGAAGAGTGCCCGATTCGCACGAGGTTCCAACGGGATCGAGATCGGATTTTGCACAGCAAACCGTTTCGCCGCCTTAAACATAAAACTCAAGTCTATATTTCTCCGGCGGGAGATCACTACCGGACTCGCATGACGCACAGCCTGGAAGTCTCTCAAATATGCCGGACTATTGCCCGGGGACTGGGATTGAATGAGGACCTCATCGAAGCAATTGCTTTGGGTCATGATGTGGGGCACACCCCCTTTGGACATGTGGGAGAAGAAGCTTTAAGGCTAATCATTAACCATTTTGAACATAATGAACAATCCATTCGCATCCTAAAGGTATTGGCCAATGATGGTCAGGGATTAAATTTGACAGAGCCGGTTCTCGATGGGATCTTACATCACACGGGAGAGGGGATACCTAAAACGTTAGAAGGACAAATAGTAAAAACAGGTGACAGGATTGCTTATCTTTGTCATGATTATGATGATGCTCTGCGGGCCGGCTTGTTGACTCAAAATGACTTGCCCGGGACAGTTAAGCAGATGCTGGGTGTGAAACCAAGTGAGATGATTACCACAATGGTGGTTGACATGATTGAGGCATCCTGGGGCCAGGATCATATTAAGCAGTCCAAAGAGATCTATAATGCTATGCAGGAATTTCGGCAATTTATGTTTACAAGGGTATATAATAGTTCGGCCTTACGCGAAGAGCGGCGAAAAGGACAGTACATTGTTCAAGCTCTTTTTGACTATTATAGTCGGGATATCTCAAAGCTGCCTCAGAACTTTCTGGTTTGGGCGGGTGGCGACAAAACTCAGGCGGTTGTAGACTACATATCCGGATTAACCGATAATTACGCCATTGATCTATTTCAGAGTGTATTTGTGCCGCGAAAGTGA
- a CDS encoding PocR ligand-binding domain-containing protein — MEQTFTSGDYLDITNYVFSELFDLDEIQKIQDLFSAATGVASIITEPDGTPITEPSGFCSLCNEIIRKTEIGLRNCLISDSIIGSPDKDAPKIQRCLSGGLIDGGASIIVDGKHIANWLIGQVLDEDYEIEDLLTYADVIGVEREVYKNELLKVKRMSKLQFEHVCEFLFQYAGQLSKYIIKNIALTHEINRKLLNEAEINNINRELEIRVKRRTTQLEESNAELEEVNAILEEEIIERHHAEEEIKKLNEALENRVIERTIQLQDMNSILEEEILEKRQAENELHKERVFTDALFHSVPGMIYLYDDKSKLVRWNKNHEEMTGYTSEELAHMNLLDWYKGDEKSQRAVREGIRRVNQTGFGEAEADLQKKDGTKIPIYFTASSVTIDNKQYFAGIGIDITERKLLYERLQKYQILAERANDAMLFIDKEGNILEANDAAVRIYGYTYQEFSAMNISDLRHSNKSYIIKQMEAADKGGIIFETVHYLKDGTLINVEVSSQGTFLGDNRVLLSIVRDITDRKKREAENRYLSYHDVLTGLYNRRFYEEEIKRLDIENNLPISIIMGDVNGLKLVNDAFGQDTGDLLLQKVAAAIRRACRTEDIVARWGGDEFVILLPKTKTEEAEEIVNRIKDLSDNEYVNSIRVSITLGWDTKKTMDEDIQKVLKNVEDSMYKHKIIENEGMRGNTISTIINTLHEKNPREEQHSKRVSELCQKIGEALGFSEIEVSRLKVVGLLHDIGKIAIDEGILNKSGKLTETEWEQIKKHPDIGYRILSSSFDMLELADCILAHHERWDGAGYPKGLKGAAIPRVSRIIALADAYDAMISERPYRDAMSEEQAMIEIEKNVGTQFDPEITKIFIERVLIKRRG; from the coding sequence ATGGAACAAACGTTCACATCTGGGGATTATCTTGATATAACGAACTATGTATTTTCCGAGCTTTTCGATTTGGATGAGATTCAGAAAATTCAGGATTTATTTTCTGCTGCAACGGGTGTCGCATCAATTATTACAGAGCCGGATGGAACACCAATCACTGAACCAAGCGGGTTTTGCAGTTTATGCAACGAAATAATTCGAAAAACTGAAATAGGTCTTAGAAATTGCCTGATCTCGGATTCAATTATCGGTAGTCCTGACAAGGATGCTCCCAAGATCCAACGCTGCTTAAGTGGTGGGCTTATTGATGGCGGTGCAAGTATTATAGTTGATGGTAAGCATATCGCCAACTGGTTAATTGGACAAGTACTCGATGAAGACTATGAAATTGAAGATTTATTGACATACGCGGATGTAATTGGAGTCGAGCGCGAGGTTTATAAAAATGAATTACTCAAGGTCAAACGCATGTCTAAATTGCAATTTGAGCATGTATGTGAGTTTCTCTTTCAGTATGCAGGGCAGCTATCGAAGTATATCATTAAAAATATTGCTCTAACTCATGAAATAAACAGAAAACTACTTAATGAAGCAGAAATTAATAATATAAATAGAGAACTGGAAATAAGAGTAAAACGCAGAACGACACAACTTGAAGAGAGCAATGCGGAGTTGGAAGAAGTTAATGCAATACTTGAGGAAGAAATTATTGAGCGTCATCATGCTGAAGAAGAAATTAAGAAATTGAATGAAGCGTTGGAAAATAGAGTGATAGAGCGTACGATCCAGTTGCAGGATATGAATTCTATATTGGAAGAAGAGATTCTCGAAAAAAGACAGGCAGAAAATGAATTACATAAAGAAAGAGTTTTTACGGATGCTCTATTCCATAGTGTTCCGGGGATGATTTATCTCTACGATGATAAAAGCAAGTTGGTGAGATGGAACAAGAACCACGAGGAGATGACTGGGTATACCTCGGAAGAGCTAGCTCACATGAATTTATTGGATTGGTATAAAGGAGATGAAAAGAGTCAAAGGGCTGTTAGGGAAGGAATCCGCCGAGTTAACCAGACTGGATTTGGAGAAGCCGAGGCAGATTTGCAAAAAAAGGACGGCACAAAAATTCCTATATACTTTACTGCCAGTTCGGTAACTATTGATAACAAACAATATTTTGCCGGAATAGGAATTGACATCACCGAGCGAAAATTATTATATGAAAGGCTGCAAAAATATCAGATTCTTGCTGAAAGGGCTAATGATGCCATGCTATTCATAGATAAAGAAGGAAATATTCTCGAAGCTAATGACGCTGCGGTGAGAATTTATGGTTACACATATCAAGAGTTTTCAGCGATGAATATTTCCGATTTAAGGCATTCAAACAAATCTTATATAATTAAGCAAATGGAAGCTGCAGATAAAGGCGGAATTATTTTTGAAACGGTTCATTACCTAAAAGATGGGACTCTTATTAATGTTGAAGTAAGTTCGCAAGGGACCTTCTTAGGAGATAATAGAGTTCTTCTCAGCATAGTGAGAGATATCACCGACCGTAAAAAAAGGGAAGCCGAAAATCGCTATTTAAGTTATCATGATGTTTTAACCGGGCTTTATAATAGACGATTCTATGAAGAAGAAATTAAGAGATTGGACATTGAAAATAATCTGCCTATTTCCATAATTATGGGGGATGTAAATGGGCTAAAGCTTGTCAATGATGCCTTTGGTCAGGACACGGGTGACCTGCTTTTACAGAAAGTAGCCGCAGCCATCCGGAGGGCGTGCAGAACAGAGGATATAGTGGCACGTTGGGGGGGAGATGAATTTGTCATTCTTCTGCCAAAAACAAAAACAGAAGAAGCAGAGGAAATCGTCAACAGAATAAAAGATCTAAGTGATAACGAATATGTAAACTCTATTCGTGTCAGTATCACATTGGGTTGGGATACAAAGAAAACGATGGATGAAGATATACAAAAAGTTTTGAAAAATGTTGAGGACTCTATGTATAAACATAAAATTATTGAAAATGAAGGCATGAGGGGTAATACGATCAGCACAATAATTAATACCCTGCATGAAAAGAATCCAAGAGAAGAACAACATTCTAAAAGAGTAAGTGAATTATGCCAAAAGATAGGTGAGGCTCTTGGTTTCTCGGAAATTGAAGTAAGTAGACTCAAAGTTGTGGGTCTCCTTCATGATATAGGAAAAATTGCAATTGATGAAGGTATACTCAATAAATCTGGCAAACTTACAGAAACAGAGTGGGAACAAATTAAAAAACATCCGGATATCGGCTACAGAATACTTAGTTCATCCTTTGACATGTTAGAACTGGCCGATTGTATATTGGCACATCATGAACGATGGGATGGTGCCGGTTATCCTAAAGGATTAAAGGGTGCGGCAATTCCCAGGGTTTCAAGAATTATTGCTCTGGCTGACGCCTACGATGCAATGATAAGTGAACGGCCCTACCGCGATGCAATGAGTGAAGAACAAGCTATGATCGAAATTGAAAAAAACGTCGGTACACAGTTCGATCCCGAAATTACCAAGATATTTATTGAAAGGGTATTGATCAAGAGACGCGGCTAA
- a CDS encoding methyl-accepting chemotaxis protein has product MKLSTKLLASYIVLILLMTVIVGVVYSMVTSLGGVVQNLNNQRVPMQSTAQNLSLQFARQAAGIRGYLATGNEKFLQELQDAIAESDQDLKFLQEHSINKAVLDPVITATGKYAPHPPKIVELYKTQGQAAATQYMTQVGSVDNEAAQKAINEYVAYQQDQLQGEAAKAPALVGNIIRFTIIMLAASIVISVVVLIIVVRTFRGSLAKGQAVAEALAQGDFTIEVSAGKDEIGMLVTNLGKAANSLRELIKKSMGITQDVNQAATDSADAVTNVASSSEEIAASTEQVSAGLQEMAAAAEEISASSDELKASIKELEQMALQGSQEAKEIEKRALELKTEAITAQTKAAGIYEKEEQALAKAIEESMVVKKIADLAKSISGIADQTNLLALNAAIEAARAGENGRGFAVVAEEVRKLAEQSSKTVQEIEQLVGQVINATENLSKGAANVLTFINDVVAPDYSKLVQTGNQYEYDAKTVFTLTEGFAGTAKQLTEVVNAVAVAINDVTQTIGQGASGAEEVAAASGNVSSELEQVNQTMAQLSEQANNLSEAISKFKV; this is encoded by the coding sequence TTGAAACTATCGACAAAACTTCTTGCCAGCTATATTGTGCTAATCTTGCTTATGACTGTAATCGTGGGTGTAGTGTATTCAATGGTAACGAGTTTGGGCGGGGTTGTGCAGAACCTTAACAATCAACGTGTTCCCATGCAATCAACGGCACAGAACTTGTCCCTTCAATTTGCCAGACAAGCGGCTGGAATTCGCGGGTATCTGGCTACAGGCAACGAGAAGTTTCTTCAAGAACTACAGGATGCCATAGCTGAAAGCGATCAGGACTTAAAGTTTTTGCAGGAGCATTCTATCAATAAAGCAGTGCTTGATCCTGTCATAACAGCGACGGGTAAATATGCTCCCCACCCGCCGAAAATAGTAGAACTGTATAAGACCCAGGGGCAAGCGGCTGCAACTCAATATATGACCCAGGTTGGATCGGTTGACAATGAGGCCGCTCAAAAGGCCATAAATGAGTATGTTGCGTACCAGCAGGACCAGTTACAAGGCGAGGCAGCCAAAGCTCCCGCTTTGGTTGGTAATATTATCCGTTTCACCATCATCATGCTAGCCGCGTCCATAGTCATCTCGGTTGTTGTGCTAATCATTGTAGTTCGCACGTTCCGAGGCTCTCTGGCAAAAGGCCAAGCGGTAGCGGAAGCATTGGCCCAAGGAGACTTTACTATCGAAGTTTCGGCAGGCAAAGACGAAATTGGGATGCTTGTCACCAACTTAGGGAAAGCAGCCAATAGCCTTAGAGAATTGATTAAAAAGTCTATGGGTATAACTCAAGACGTAAACCAAGCGGCAACAGATTCTGCCGATGCCGTCACAAATGTTGCCAGCAGCTCTGAGGAAATTGCCGCTTCCACTGAGCAGGTTTCTGCAGGTTTGCAGGAGATGGCTGCGGCAGCTGAGGAAATATCTGCCTCCAGTGATGAGCTTAAGGCTTCGATCAAAGAACTGGAGCAAATGGCGCTCCAAGGCAGTCAAGAGGCGAAAGAAATAGAAAAACGGGCTCTAGAGCTTAAAACTGAAGCAATAACAGCTCAAACAAAGGCTGCCGGGATTTATGAGAAAGAAGAACAAGCTTTAGCAAAGGCTATTGAAGAATCTATGGTCGTGAAGAAGATTGCAGATCTCGCGAAATCTATTTCCGGAATAGCGGATCAAACCAATTTATTAGCATTAAACGCCGCGATTGAGGCAGCAAGGGCAGGTGAAAATGGCAGAGGGTTTGCAGTAGTCGCCGAAGAGGTCCGTAAGTTAGCAGAACAATCCTCTAAGACTGTCCAAGAAATTGAACAGTTAGTGGGGCAGGTTATCAATGCGACTGAAAACTTATCTAAAGGTGCCGCTAATGTATTAACGTTCATCAATGATGTGGTAGCACCAGACTATAGTAAATTAGTGCAAACCGGTAATCAATATGAATATGATGCTAAAACTGTCTTTACACTTACCGAAGGATTTGCAGGGACTGCAAAACAATTGACAGAAGTCGTTAATGCTGTGGCTGTAGCGATAAATGATGTAACCCAAACGATTGGACAGGGAGCGTCAGGAGCTGAAGAGGTTGCCGCCGCTTCCGGCAATGTGTCAAGTGAGCTGGAACAAGTAAACCAAACTATGGCTCAATTAAGCGAGCAGGCAAATAACCTTTCTGAAGCAATATCAAAGTTTAAGGTGTAG
- a CDS encoding response regulator transcription factor, with the protein MYRILVIDDEPMIQKFLEGFLSREGYCVKVWTDEEIHRLVAEFEPDLVLLDIKMPGKDGFDVCKEIRETNPVPIVFLSVKNDVLDRVLGLTLGADDFLAKPFDSAELLLRIRAILRRTDNMRIREEREVLKVGDLIIDYKARTVKQNEIVIELTSKEFDLLWLLASNPKQVFTRNQLINQVWNSDYSQDPAVVTTLIMRLRGKIEPDGSSPIYIKTVRGVGYKFGT; encoded by the coding sequence ATGTACAGGATTTTAGTGATTGATGATGAGCCTATGATTCAAAAGTTTTTGGAAGGATTTCTATCCCGAGAGGGTTATTGTGTTAAGGTTTGGACAGATGAGGAAATTCATAGGTTAGTTGCAGAATTTGAACCGGATTTAGTTTTGCTGGATATTAAGATGCCTGGGAAAGATGGATTTGATGTCTGCAAAGAGATAAGAGAAACGAATCCTGTGCCCATAGTTTTTCTTTCTGTTAAGAACGATGTACTGGATCGGGTATTAGGGCTAACCTTAGGTGCGGATGATTTTCTGGCAAAACCCTTTGACAGTGCGGAACTGCTCCTCAGAATACGAGCAATCTTAAGGCGGACTGACAATATGAGAATTAGAGAAGAGAGAGAGGTCTTAAAAGTGGGGGACTTAATCATTGACTATAAGGCAAGAACAGTGAAGCAGAATGAAATTGTCATCGAATTAACTTCTAAGGAATTCGACCTGTTATGGTTATTAGCGAGTAATCCTAAACAGGTCTTTACTCGTAACCAGTTAATTAATCAAGTGTGGAATAGCGACTATTCTCAAGACCCTGCTGTTGTGACGACGTTGATCATGCGTTTACGAGGGAAAATTGAACCGGATGGAAGCAGTCCGATCTATATAAAGACCGTAAGGGGTGTGGGATATAAATTCGGAACATAG
- a CDS encoding anti-sigma factor family protein: protein MACIYREKIKDYLEEKLPQKELETTEKHLESCPECQEELDKYLDNKLSLEIKPLEVDDEVLVSRIKARIKGMRRITLYGLLGFSIGLFSGFYTRDDFLLTKAMMALPYKLAEFALGIFFSGNALPLRERMNYFYQGEMGFFPYHPILEFLAATITPAIIASFIAVVIGYFLSDKRVFRRKNIIKFLVTWSIIFLIWTGILYGTYNHALGKIENLEGIKAMTVCTAEKNSTSWLVRIDKEALRDEKYSKLVTIISEAEEVERKIYPREKDGYEILADFSGGGTIPIYLNRDSGEMIVRNGRAYQISPEKLEYIKEVLGGGKNG, encoded by the coding sequence ATGGCCTGTATATATAGAGAAAAAATAAAAGACTATTTGGAAGAAAAGCTCCCTCAAAAGGAGTTGGAGACCACGGAAAAACATTTAGAGAGCTGCCCGGAATGTCAGGAAGAATTAGATAAATACCTTGATAATAAGCTGAGTTTAGAAATAAAGCCATTGGAGGTGGATGACGAAGTCTTAGTTAGCAGAATAAAGGCCAGGATAAAAGGAATGAGACGAATTACCCTATATGGCTTGTTGGGATTTAGCATAGGGTTATTTTCCGGGTTTTATACCAGAGATGATTTTCTCTTAACAAAAGCCATGATGGCTTTGCCCTATAAATTAGCGGAATTTGCTCTGGGTATTTTTTTCTCGGGAAATGCCTTACCGCTTAGGGAAAGGATGAATTATTTTTATCAAGGAGAGATGGGCTTTTTTCCCTACCACCCCATCCTTGAATTTTTGGCAGCCACCATAACCCCAGCTATTATTGCGTCATTTATTGCTGTAGTGATTGGTTATTTCTTGAGTGATAAAAGGGTTTTCCGCCGCAAGAATATTATTAAGTTCCTTGTAACTTGGTCAATTATTTTCTTGATTTGGACAGGTATTCTGTACGGCACCTATAACCATGCTTTAGGCAAAATTGAGAACCTTGAGGGGATTAAAGCCATGACCGTTTGTACTGCAGAGAAAAATAGTACATCTTGGCTGGTGAGAATCGATAAAGAGGCCTTAAGAGATGAAAAATATTCTAAGTTAGTGACTATAATCTCTGAAGCGGAGGAAGTTGAAAGGAAGATCTATCCCCGGGAGAAAGATGGTTACGAAATTTTGGCAGACTTTTCCGGAGGAGGAACAATTCCCATTTACTTGAATCGGGATAGTGGTGAAATGATTGTGAGAAATGGCAGAGCTTATCAGATTTCACCTGAAAAGCTGGAATATATCAAGGAAGTATTAGGAGGCGGGAAGAATGGCTAA
- the rbr gene encoding rubrerythrin encodes MPAVRNIRLCTKDCMCLYVCPTGATDTENSIIDVNKCLKGCRKCVDACPSGAISLLPDEYPPQQPKADNVVNALLTLAKIKAGQERIAADIAKTSENAITRQFAEAISRSNRLMAEDLIRESGYMLPQSEEVRNLLEGMLNKPPKDFPVEAAETLLKRLKKTESTNEIKGEGTMSIKGTKTEKNLLEAFAGESQARNKYTYFASVAKKQGYDQIAAIFEATANNEKEHAKLWFKALGELGDTAVNLLHAAEGENYEWTDMYEHFAKDAEEEGFAALAAQFRMVGKIEKAHEERYRALLNNIEMKKVFEKADETMWECRNCGHLVMGKKAPEVCPVCAHPQSYFEVRTENY; translated from the coding sequence ATGCCGGCAGTAAGAAACATCAGATTATGTACAAAAGACTGTATGTGTCTATATGTTTGTCCAACAGGCGCAACGGACACGGAAAATAGTATAATTGATGTGAATAAATGCCTAAAAGGATGCAGAAAATGCGTTGATGCTTGTCCGTCGGGAGCAATTTCGCTTCTTCCTGACGAATATCCCCCCCAGCAGCCAAAGGCAGATAATGTGGTCAATGCTTTGCTTACCTTAGCCAAAATCAAAGCCGGGCAAGAGCGTATAGCCGCTGATATTGCAAAGACAAGCGAAAATGCCATCACTCGTCAATTTGCCGAGGCCATATCAAGATCCAATAGGCTTATGGCTGAGGACTTAATTAGGGAGTCCGGATATATGCTTCCCCAGAGTGAAGAAGTGAGAAATTTATTAGAAGGGATGCTTAATAAACCGCCAAAGGATTTTCCGGTTGAAGCAGCGGAAACCTTACTTAAGCGTTTGAAAAAAACAGAATCAACCAACGAAATTAAAGGAGAGGGTACTATGAGTATTAAAGGAACGAAAACGGAGAAGAATTTATTAGAAGCATTTGCAGGAGAATCTCAGGCCAGAAATAAATATACTTACTTTGCGTCCGTAGCTAAAAAACAAGGTTATGATCAAATTGCTGCAATATTTGAGGCAACTGCCAACAATGAAAAAGAGCATGCCAAACTCTGGTTCAAAGCTCTTGGCGAACTTGGGGATACTGCAGTAAATCTGCTTCACGCGGCCGAAGGAGAAAACTACGAGTGGACAGATATGTACGAACATTTTGCCAAGGATGCGGAAGAAGAAGGTTTTGCTGCTCTTGCAGCCCAATTTAGAATGGTTGGAAAAATCGAGAAGGCTCATGAGGAAAGATACCGTGCGCTTCTTAATAATATAGAAATGAAAAAAGTGTTTGAAAAAGCGGATGAAACTATGTGGGAATGCCGTAACTGCGGACATCTGGTAATGGGTAAAAAAGCGCCTGAGGTATGTCCTGTATGCGCGCATCCTCAGAGCTACTTCGAAGTGAGAACAGAAAATTATTAA
- a CDS encoding RNA polymerase sigma factor, protein MLDAEFSALYKKYKNPIFTYIVYLAGDKPAAEEICQDVFLKVYLNIAKFENRSSFKTWIYKIARNAYLDYVQAQKRKVAIENIELFAKELEDKGMSPEEHAVNIETKELIQKTLNKMSQKYRMLLILRDIQNLSYKEISDITETELNTVKVGVFRGRREFQKIYEEMEEL, encoded by the coding sequence ATGTTGGATGCTGAATTTTCTGCTTTATATAAGAAATATAAAAACCCCATATTCACTTATATTGTTTATCTTGCCGGAGATAAGCCGGCAGCTGAGGAAATATGTCAGGATGTTTTCTTAAAGGTGTACTTAAATATTGCCAAATTTGAGAACAGGTCTAGTTTTAAGACTTGGATTTACAAAATAGCCAGGAATGCATATCTTGACTATGTTCAAGCCCAAAAGAGGAAAGTGGCAATTGAAAATATAGAACTTTTTGCTAAGGAATTAGAGGATAAGGGTATGAGCCCGGAAGAACATGCAGTCAATATTGAAACCAAGGAGCTTATTCAAAAAACCTTAAATAAGATGAGTCAAAAATATCGGATGCTTTTAATTCTACGGGATATTCAGAATCTATCCTATAAAGAAATAAGCGATATTACGGAAACGGAGTTAAACACTGTTAAAGTAGGTGTTTTTAGAGGAAGAAGAGAGTTTCAGAAAATTTATGAAGAAATGGAGGAACTTTAA